The following are encoded in a window of Thermoflexus sp. genomic DNA:
- a CDS encoding DUF4340 domain-containing protein — protein sequence MKRWGTLGLILAFLVLALFVYLEPKITARPTPTPGASRNLLEVNSAAIRRIRAIDHANHAEAEVERDASGQWFLTVPTHHLVRQDTIDTLAGGLATLFVQQVISDVADLSAYGLVTPTYTIVISATDRVFTLTVGAPTPIGGGYYVRREGDPAVYVVGTFAIDEAKKLISQPPLATPTPTPTITPTPTATPTPTAGPSPTPGATPTP from the coding sequence ATGAAGCGATGGGGCACGCTGGGCCTGATCCTCGCTTTTCTGGTTCTGGCGCTCTTTGTATACTTGGAACCGAAGATCACCGCTCGTCCGACCCCTACCCCAGGGGCGTCCCGCAATCTGCTGGAAGTGAACAGCGCCGCCATTCGAAGAATCCGGGCGATCGATCATGCCAACCACGCCGAGGCGGAGGTCGAGCGGGATGCCAGCGGGCAATGGTTTCTGACCGTTCCCACACATCATCTGGTCCGCCAGGACACGATCGACACCCTGGCGGGAGGGTTGGCCACGCTCTTCGTGCAGCAGGTCATCTCGGATGTCGCGGATCTTTCCGCCTATGGATTGGTGACGCCCACTTATACCATTGTGATCAGCGCGACGGATCGGGTCTTCACGTTAACCGTTGGCGCTCCAACGCCGATTGGGGGCGGCTATTACGTGCGCCGGGAGGGGGATCCCGCAGTGTATGTGGTGGGGACCTTTGCGATCGATGAGGCGAAGAAGCTGATCAGCCAGCCGCCGCTGGCGACCCCTACGCCCACGCCCACCATCACGCCGACGCCAACGGCAACGCCGACCCCCACGGCAGGGCCCTCGCCGACGCCAGGGGCGACTCCGACTCCCTGA
- a CDS encoding XdhC family protein codes for MWDLYREVLKACEENRPVALCTVIRARGSVPRHEAAKMLVYPDGQIRGTIGGGEMEARVIHEALQALQEGHPRVVRYMLSDPKQGDPGVCGGEVEIFIEPLLPPPTILIIGAGHVGRALAHLAKWLGFRVLVSDDRPEFCTPEWIPDADGFLVGPPEEALPGAPIHARTYVVLTTRNHPLDVRILPLILDTPAPYIGVIGSKRRWLLTAKVLREKGIPLEQLARVRSPVGLELNAETPEEIAVSIMAEIIAIRRGGSGMPMAVDLQQALRELVECGA; via the coding sequence ATGTGGGATCTCTATCGTGAGGTTCTCAAAGCCTGCGAGGAAAACCGCCCGGTGGCCCTGTGCACCGTCATCCGGGCCCGTGGATCCGTTCCCCGCCATGAGGCGGCCAAGATGCTGGTGTATCCCGACGGCCAGATCCGGGGAACCATCGGCGGTGGGGAGATGGAAGCCCGGGTGATCCATGAGGCCCTCCAGGCGCTTCAGGAGGGCCATCCCCGGGTGGTCCGTTATATGCTCTCGGATCCCAAACAGGGCGATCCGGGCGTCTGCGGAGGGGAGGTGGAGATCTTCATTGAGCCCCTGCTTCCTCCCCCAACGATCCTGATCATCGGGGCAGGGCATGTCGGTCGAGCCCTGGCCCACCTCGCCAAATGGCTGGGCTTCCGGGTGCTGGTCAGCGACGATCGGCCGGAGTTCTGCACGCCCGAATGGATCCCGGATGCCGATGGCTTCCTGGTTGGGCCGCCGGAGGAAGCGCTCCCCGGAGCTCCGATCCACGCCCGGACCTATGTGGTACTCACCACCCGCAACCATCCCCTGGACGTGCGGATCCTCCCGCTGATCCTGGACACCCCAGCGCCTTACATTGGGGTGATCGGCTCGAAGCGGCGCTGGCTGCTCACGGCGAAGGTTTTACGGGAAAAAGGGATTCCCCTTGAACAGCTGGCCCGGGTCCGATCACCGGTGGGCCTGGAGCTGAATGCAGAGACCCCTGAGGAGATCGCCGTGTCGATCATGGCGGAGATCATTGCGATCCGCCGGGGAGGAAGCGGGATGCCCATGGCCGTCGATCTCCAGCAGGCGCTCCGGGAGCTTGTGGAGTGCGGTGCCTAG
- the rsgA gene encoding ribosome small subunit-dependent GTPase A, which translates to MSGREEGLVIRVLGAAYDVQGPDGVVRCVLRGRLRRQAEGPQRPVIGDRVEFERVTPREGAIVAILPRRTALVRREPLDPSKAHVIAANLDQIVAVFSAIPEPDLFQIDRYLAVAEANGLSAILCINKMDLVQDPESFRSLFAEYEALGYPVLYTSAITRAGLDALRERLQGKITAFIGPSGVGKSSLLNALQPGLALRIGSINPRTGMGRHTTTRSELIPFDGGYLADTPGLRDIGVWGIRPEDLAACFPEMRPYIGRCEFSDCLHLEEPGCAIRRAVARGRISRRRYESYRRILIDQQAMRSS; encoded by the coding sequence ATGAGCGGGCGGGAGGAAGGATTGGTGATCCGGGTGCTGGGCGCGGCCTATGATGTGCAGGGGCCGGATGGGGTGGTGCGATGTGTGTTGCGGGGACGATTGCGTCGTCAGGCGGAGGGACCCCAGCGCCCGGTGATTGGCGATCGCGTGGAATTCGAGCGGGTCACGCCCCGGGAGGGTGCCATCGTGGCCATCCTTCCCCGGCGCACCGCGCTGGTGCGTCGGGAGCCCCTGGATCCCAGCAAAGCCCATGTCATCGCGGCGAATCTGGATCAGATCGTGGCCGTGTTCTCCGCCATCCCAGAGCCAGACCTGTTTCAGATCGATCGTTATCTGGCCGTGGCGGAGGCGAACGGCCTTTCGGCCATTTTGTGTATCAACAAAATGGATCTTGTGCAGGATCCCGAGTCGTTCCGTTCTTTATTCGCTGAATATGAAGCGCTGGGTTATCCGGTTCTGTATACCAGCGCGATCACCCGGGCGGGCCTGGACGCGCTGCGGGAACGGCTTCAGGGGAAGATCACAGCCTTTATTGGCCCTTCGGGGGTCGGAAAATCCAGCCTCCTGAACGCTCTCCAGCCCGGCCTGGCGCTTCGGATCGGGTCGATCAACCCTCGGACCGGGATGGGGCGCCACACCACCACCCGCAGCGAGCTGATCCCCTTCGATGGGGGATATCTGGCCGATACGCCGGGCCTGCGGGACATCGGGGTATGGGGAATCCGGCCGGAGGACCTGGCGGCTTGCTTCCCGGAGATGCGCCCCTATATTGGCCGTTGTGAGTTCTCGGATTGTCTACATCTCGAGGAGCCCGGCTGTGCCATCCGCCGGGCGGTCGCGCGGGGGAGGATCAGCCGCCGCCGGTATGAAAGCTATCGGCGGATCCTGATCGACCAGCAGGCGATGCGCTCCTCGTGA
- a CDS encoding sigma-70 family RNA polymerase sigma factor encodes MLEDIQTSSLLGLDQLLALGRSRGYVTFEEILQFFPEAENDVDRLDEVFAALLEAGVEVTDAPEEEGPGLELEEEGEEAWGEEDLEEALESDDTLALYLKEVGRIPLLTPEEEVALAQRIERGRQAERRLAQGNLSPEERRRLEEIAADGRAAQDHLILANTRLVISVAKKYIGRGLPLSDLIQEGNIGLIRAVKKFDWRRGHKFSTYATWWIRQAVTRAIADQSRTIRVPVHMGDQINRLLRLQQQLAQELGRDPTVEELAEAMAIPPSRVEQLLQMARQPVSLEAPTDDEEESVLGDFIEDRGVTSPAEAVSQQMLREILHEALATLSPREVRILKLRYGLVDGRMYTLEEVGRKLGVTRERVRQIEAQALARLRHPIYARRLREFLRE; translated from the coding sequence ATGCTGGAGGACATTCAGACTTCCAGCCTCTTAGGGCTGGATCAGCTCCTCGCTCTCGGGCGATCCCGGGGATATGTCACCTTCGAGGAGATCCTGCAGTTTTTTCCGGAAGCGGAGAACGATGTGGACCGCCTGGATGAGGTTTTTGCCGCTCTCCTGGAGGCCGGCGTGGAAGTCACGGATGCTCCGGAGGAGGAGGGCCCGGGCCTGGAGCTGGAGGAGGAGGGAGAGGAGGCCTGGGGGGAAGAGGATCTGGAAGAGGCACTGGAGTCCGATGATACCCTCGCCCTCTACCTGAAGGAAGTCGGGCGGATCCCCCTGCTCACGCCGGAGGAGGAGGTCGCCCTTGCGCAACGGATCGAGCGGGGCCGCCAGGCAGAGCGTCGTCTGGCCCAGGGGAACCTCTCCCCGGAAGAGCGGCGTCGCCTGGAGGAGATCGCAGCGGATGGGCGGGCCGCTCAGGATCACCTGATCCTGGCCAACACCCGCCTGGTGATCAGCGTGGCCAAAAAATACATCGGACGGGGCCTGCCGCTTTCCGATCTGATCCAGGAGGGCAACATCGGCCTGATCCGGGCGGTCAAGAAGTTTGACTGGCGGCGGGGTCACAAGTTCTCCACCTATGCGACGTGGTGGATCCGTCAGGCGGTCACCCGGGCTATCGCCGATCAATCCCGGACGATCCGGGTTCCGGTTCATATGGGGGATCAGATCAACCGGCTGTTGCGCCTACAGCAACAGCTGGCGCAGGAGCTCGGCCGCGATCCGACGGTGGAGGAGCTGGCGGAGGCGATGGCCATCCCGCCTTCCCGGGTCGAGCAGTTGTTGCAGATGGCTCGCCAGCCCGTATCCCTGGAGGCGCCAACGGATGATGAGGAGGAGAGCGTGCTGGGGGATTTCATTGAGGATCGGGGGGTAACCTCGCCCGCTGAAGCGGTGAGCCAGCAGATGCTTCGGGAGATCCTGCACGAAGCCCTGGCCACCCTCTCCCCGCGGGAGGTGCGTATTTTGAAGCTGCGTTATGGCCTGGTGGACGGACGGATGTATACCCTGGAGGAGGTGGGGCGCAAGCTGGGGGTGACCCGGGAACGGGTGCGGCAGATCGAAGCGCAGGCCCTGGCTCGCTTGCGTCATCCCATCTATGCTCGCCGGCTGCGGGAATTCCTGCGGGAGTGA